A window of Ictidomys tridecemlineatus isolate mIctTri1 chromosome 15, mIctTri1.hap1, whole genome shotgun sequence contains these coding sequences:
- the Klk4 gene encoding kallikrein-4: MFSNIPGGPEGKREMRSSVLKVPRFPSSFPGADMMVTAGSPWGWFLGYLLLGVTGSLAWSGGSHIINGEDCIPHSQPWQAALFKEDEFFCSGVLVHPQWVLSAAHCLQNSYTVGLGLHSLEANQEPGSRMMEVLLSIQHPQYNNPFFANDLMLIKLKESVPESDTIRKISITSQCPTPGDSCLVSGWGLLENGRLPTLLQCTNVSVVSEKVCSEIYTSLYHHSMFCAGGGQDRRDSCNGDSGGPLVCNRSLQGLVSLGQAKCGQPGMPSVYTNLCKFTDWIQKTIQAI; this comes from the exons ATGTTCAGTAACATCCCAGGGGGCccagaagggaagagagagatgaGAAGCTCTGTTCTGAAGGTCCCCAGATTCCCCTCCTCATTCCCAGGTGCCGACATGATGGTCACAGCAGGAAGCCCTTGGGGCTGGTTCCTGGGGTACCTCCTCCTTGGGGTCACAG GGTCCCTCGCCTGGAGTGGCGGCAGCCACATCATAAACGGCGAGGACTGCATCCCTCACTCGCAGCCCTGGCAGGCGGCACTGTTCAAGGAAGATGAGTTTTTCTGTTCGGGAGTCCTCGTGCATCCCCAGTGGGTGCTGTCAGCTGCGCACTGTTTACAGAA CTCCTACACCGTGGGTCTGGGTCTGCACAGTCTTGAGGCCAACCAAGAACCAGGCAGCCGAATGATGGAGGTCCTCCTCTCCATCCAGCACCCGCAGTACAACAATCCCTTCTTCGCCAACGACCTCATGCTCATAAAGTTGAAGGAATCCGTGCCTGAGTCGGACACCATTCGGAAGATCAGCATCACCTCCCAATGCCCAACTCCTGGGGATTCCTGCCTTGTCTCTGGCTGGGGTCTGCTGGAGAATG GCAGGCTGCCCACGCTGCTCCAGTGCACCAACGTCTCGGTGGTGTCCGAGAAGGTCTGCAGTGAGATCTACACCTCCCTGTACCACCACAGCATGTTCTGCGCAGGCGGGGGACAGGACCGGAGGGACTCCTGCAAC GGTGACTCTGGGGGCCCCCTGGTCTGCAACAGGTCTCTTCAGGGCCTCGTGTCTTTGGGACAAGCCAAGTGTGGCCAGCCTGGCATGCCAAGTGTCTACACCAACCTCTGCAAGTTCACTGACTGGATACAGAAAACCATCCAGGCAATTTAG